Genomic segment of Ascochyta rabiei chromosome 15, complete sequence:
ACACGCCTCCAACCGGGCTTGCACAGCTGCACAGTGCAGCGTCTCGAACCATTTCAAGAGGCCGACGTGGTCGCGAAACGAGGCGCTAGATATGGGTAGCCCGGTGCCCTAGATGTCGAGCGACGCCTAAATAAGCACCGTGGCAGCGAGCGACAGAGGATTCGTCGTCTCGAGCGCGTGTGTGATCGATTGGAAGCTGACGTGGGGCGGCCGTGTCGAGCAGGACAGCTAGGCGGGACGTAACCCTCCCAACAGAGAACAGACAGCAGACGGACAGGGCAGCTGCTCACTTCTTTATCTGAGCTTGATAAGACAACATCGCGTTCGTCGCGCAGAACCTGCCCACCGTCAACGTGTTCCTGGAGGCTCAGCGTCCGCTCTCCACCAGTTTTTGGCGGCGGACCGTTTTCAACGCTCACTCTGGTGGATACTGCATTTCGCATTTCGCATTTCGCACTGAACCCTGCCTGGAAAACAGGACAGTCATCGGCCGTGGCTCCCTTTCGACACGAACTACACGGAGGTAAAAAAGGACGCGCATCGCCAGCCTGCCTTTCCGACTATCTCCGCGTGCGTTCGCCCCAGGTACTTCACCTTGTCCTCTCTTTCCTTCACACGCTGCCTCACGACTTCACCTGCGAGCCTTCTTGTGCCCGCGCCCGTCATACTTGACACTCGTGGTCCGCGCTCAGTTTGCAGGGTGACTAGCAGCGGAGCTTCCCGGTGCGGCATGGCCGAAATCACACTGCCAAGACAGCATGCAACGCAGCTACATCATCAGCGTCGACGCTCCTCGGTCTCCAGCAACCCAGCAATCTCGACTCGCCGCACCAGCCCGCACTCCATTCACGCTCGAAACGTTCTCATGAGCAGCCTCAGCCAGGACCAGCAACACGCGCCGTCCTCGACCCCAATCAACGGCAACGCCGACCAAGCCCCGCGCTCCACGCCCGCCCCGCCTACCATCCCCTCCGCAGGACCCCCAAAGAGCGTGCAGGCCATCAAGGAACTTGCCGCCCAGCGCGGAGAGCTCAAGCCCCCACCTGCCTCAACCAGCGGCgctcaccatcaccaccacacCCATAACCATGCGACCACAAAGGATGGCGTCGGCGTCGCCCTGAGCGACACTCCCGCGCCGTCGCAGCCAGGAAGCCCCAAGGGGTCCGTCCCAGAAGATCAGTCTGCCGAAGCGCTGCGTACTAACAGACCCAGGGCCCTGACGAGGAACAGCAGCGCTGCCTCGACGCCCCGCATTCGCCCAACCACGCTCGACATCCCGGGCCTCACCAAGTCCAAGGTTTCGCCCGACGGCAAGATTGCCCAGCGGGATGTCGGCTCCAAGCTCGTCATCGTCATGGTCGGCCTGCCCGCGCGTGGCAAGTCGTACATCACCAAGAAGATGACAAGATACCTGAATTGGCTGCAGCACGACACGAAAATTTTCAACGTGGGAGAGAAGCGCCGTGTGGCGGCTAGCGGACACGGCTTTCGCCTGTCGCAGCAAAGCCTGGAGAGAGTTCCTTCTGGAGTCAGGAACGCGCTAGAGCAACACAAGGACTCGCTCCCTCAGATTGCTGCCAACATTCTCATCAACGGCGACACGGCAGCCGCGGATAACGGAGTCGTGACCCCACTGAACCTAAAGGATTCTCTCCGCGACCCAAACAACTCCGCCGCTGTCGAAGAAACAGATGTACCCCGCGTGCAAGTTACATCGCCTGGTCCTCAGGCGTCAACGCAGAAGAACGGCGAGACAAATGGCGATCAGCAAGGGAACGGAGAGGAGGGCATGGACCAATCGGCTGACTTCTTCGATCCTAATAATCAAAAGGCCGCCCAGATCCGAGAGCAGTGCGCTATGGAGACCCTGGACGACCTTCTCGATTATATTCTGAACGGCAACGGCTCTGTGGGCATCTTCGACGCGACAAA
This window contains:
- a CDS encoding 6-phosphofructo-2-kinase — encoded protein: MAEITLPRQHATQLHHQRRRSSVSSNPAISTRRTSPHSIHARNVLMSSLSQDQQHAPSSTPINGNADQAPRSTPAPPTIPSAGPPKSVQAIKELAAQRGELKPPPASTSGAHHHHHTHNHATTKDGVGVALSDTPAPSQPGSPKGSVPEDQSAEALRTNRPRALTRNSSAASTPRIRPTTLDIPGLTKSKVSPDGKIAQRDVGSKLVIVMVGLPARGKSYITKKMTRYLNWLQHDTKIFNVGEKRRVAASGHGFRLSQQSLERVPSGVRNALEQHKDSLPQIAANILINGDTAAADNGVVTPLNLKDSLRDPNNSAAVEETDVPRVQVTSPGPQASTQKNGETNGDQQGNGEEGMDQSADFFDPNNQKAAQIREQCAMETLDDLLDYILNGNGSVGIFDATNSTLGRRKQIMEKIRARAGPELNVLFVESVCQDKSLLESNMRLKLSGPDYQDKDPYAALEDFKKRVAIYEKAYVPIGDYEEENNMPYVKMVDVGRKMISHQIKGFLAGQAVYYLLNFNLAPRMIWITRHGESLDNVAGKIGGDSDLSENGRKYSKAMTRFIDKQRAEWAIRQADKMANTHFPPVPGDHTPPNPYFSSDFEHNNFCVWTSMLKRSVQSGQYFCDEEFEVKQMRMLDELNAGIMEGLTYDEIRTKHADEYLRRRRDKLAYRYPGPGGEGYLDVINRIRPVIVELERMQDHCLLITHRSVARVLLAYFQGLNREDVADLDCPLGMLYQLEPKPYGVEFKAWMYKPEKDDFDYLPMYKLRRATTNPQLN